In Ammospiza caudacuta isolate bAmmCau1 chromosome 30, bAmmCau1.pri, whole genome shotgun sequence, one DNA window encodes the following:
- the PSMB4 gene encoding proteasome subunit beta type-4, whose product MEVGAAPPPFWAGGPAPGQTYIPRALGHTDIAPRGTGIGAAALPAGRTLSPMVTGTSVLGLKFSGGVMLAADTVGSFGSLARFRGISRLLKVNDSTVLGASGDLADFQHLRQLLEQMVIDEELLGDGHSYSPRALHSWLTRVLYNRRSKINPLWNTVLIAGVYGGESFLGYVDMLGVAYEAPSLATGFGAYLAQPLLRAELERDRDRLPTREEARELLERCLKVLYYRDARSFNRYEVATVTEKGVELEGPLTLEANWDIAHVVRGFE is encoded by the exons ATGGAGGTcggggcagcgccgccgccgtTCTGGGCCGGGGGCCCGGCCCCGGGACAAACGTACATCCCCCGGGCTCTGGGACACACCGACATCGCTCCCCGGGGCACCGGCATCGGGGCCGCCGCGCTGCCCGCCGGCCGCACGCT GAGCCCGATGGTGACCGGGACGTCGGTGCTGGGGCTGAAGTTCTCCGGGGGGGTGATGCTGGCCGCAGACACGGTGGGATCCTTTGGATCCCTGGCACGGTTCCGGGGCATCTCCCGGCTCCTCAAGGTCAACGACTCCACCGTGCTTGGAGCCTCCGGGGACCTGGCGGATTTCCAGCACCTGcggcagctcctggagcagatgGT GATCGacgaggagctgctgggggacGGGCACAGCTACAGCCCGCGGGCGCTGCACTCGTGGCTGACGCGGGTCCTGTACAACCGGCGCTCCAAGATCAACCCACTCTGGAACACCGTGCTCATCGCCGGCGTCTACGGCGGGGAGAG TTTCCTGGGTTATGTGGACATGCTGGGTGTGGCCTACGAGGCGCCGTCGTTGGCCACAGGATTCGGTGCTTACCTGGCCCAG CCGCTGCTGCGGGCGGAGCTGgagcgggaccgggaccggCTCCCGACGCGGGAGGAGGCGCGGGAGCTGCTGGAGCGCTGCCTGAAAGTGCTCTACTACAGGGACGCTCGCTCCTTCAACAGG TACGAGGTCGCCACAGTGACAGAGAAGGGCGTGGAGCTGGAGGGACCCCTGACCCTGGAGGCCAACTGGGACATCGCCCACGTGGTCAG agGCTTCGAGTGa
- the CGN gene encoding cingulin, with protein MAEQPLDHGVQIRFISDLREPRRPPRSSRGRGGSYGVAVRVQGIAGQPFVVLNSGQRGGDSFGVQIRGGHPEPPPSAPKTRPHSGSEEEEGETWDGGMRGGRGFSEQEDSGGSRGLPKVLEKELGGVQGVPRFSEQEGSGGSRGVPRSWDEELSKVPKSSDQEIPGGSRGVPKSWDEETSGRPRGIPKFSDQDPGRSRGAPKSSDQHLKVSKPSEELRRSQSHGDLSAPFPKSGETPGKRDAEIPKIPGDVDTEPLRSVDSLITKFDGNLPRGRAARRFRGPGAAPRKRSQSLDARSSRESAPIPPQIPQIPGGFGGVEEQSVEMQLKSTPDLLRDQRELGGGENPTELIYSILKEGSSESEISLKRKTSRLLGKFQELATSMVAPDSPQSQILREALDRKSQELQRSQAQLSELRAAKEALEARLGHLEGQLLATDPKSDPDTQDLYQELQECREQLQEVLGSRRRQERELQALKGALKAEVAAHDSDLERLRGEMEAIRAETERVSEEKSSLEQERENLGMQLRNLRRELEESTEETEQWREMFQKNKEELRNSKQELLQARLEREELEEEFRELQERFQAAREDRDRARSDPQEMEKLRKELEQARKDLQRLRGERDEAAQAQISLESALEASVEARKVLESRLEESQDQRENWERLQEKVAELEAERAALAESLGSGAERERDLGSRLEQSQRELRDLGSALSEERRRRDRLSQELEQMTAESQSSLASLRSQLEEFQEKSRRELTDSQKIAQDREAEAEKFQQNLGKLQDEVSRLKETIQENREERDRILLDKELLLQRLQELEQDLENRKRSQEERARHSKALEEKSKRLELELDEERSSVELLSERVTRSRDQIEQLRAELLQERSSRQDLECDKSSLERQNKELKNRLAASEGQQRPGNSRNSQLESQLEELREQLQAEEREKSVLLSSNRKLERKIKELSLQLDEERQSSSNQRDQLSLRVKALKRQVDESEEEIERLENARKKSQRELEEQQELNEQLQRRLKSMEKEAWRRAVDSALQDERLSSDEEFGSAAIASLLSEANLQASSC; from the exons ATGGCGGAGCAGCCGCTGGACCACGGCGTCCAGATCCGCTTCATCAGCGACCTGCGGGAGCCGCGGCGCCCCCCGCGCTCCTCCCGCGGCCGCGGCGGCTCCTACGGCGTGGCCGTGCGCGTCCAGGGCATCGCCGGGCAGCCCTTCGTGGTGCTCAACAGCGGCCAGCGCGGCGGCGACAGCTTCGGCGTGCAGATCAGAGGGGGGCACCCCGAACCGCCCCCGAGCGCCCCCAAAACCCGGCCCCACAGCGGctccgaggaggaggagggggagaccTGGGATGGGGGGATGCGCGGGGGGCGCGGGTTTTCGGAGCAGGAGGATTCAGGGGGATCTCGGGGGCTCCCAAAAGTTTTGGAGAAGGAGTTGGGGGGAGTTCAGGGGGTCCCAAGATTTTCAGAGCAGGAAGGTTCAGGGGGGTCGCGGGGGGTCCCCAGATCCTGGGATGAGGAGCTGAGCAAGGTCCCCAAATCTTCGGATCAGGAAATTCCGGGGGGATCCaggggggtccccaaatcctgggatGAAGAAACTTCGGGGCGGCCTCGGGGGATCCCAAAATTCTCGGATCAGGACCCGGGAAGGTCCCGGGGTGCCCCAAAATCCTCGGATCAGCACCTGAAAGTCTCCAAACCCTCGGAGGAGCTGCGCCGATCCCAATCGCACGGGGACCTCAGCGCGCCTTTTCCCAAGAGCGGGGAAACACCGGGAAAAAGGGATGcggaaattcccaaaattcctggggATGTGGACACGGAGCCGCTGCGCTCCGTGGATTCCTTGATCACCAAATTCGACGGGAATTTGCCCCGCGGGCGAGCGGCGCGGAGGTTCCGCGGTCCCGGGGCGGCTCCGAGGAAGCGCTCGCAGAGTTTGGATGCGCGGAGTTCCCGGGAATCCGCCCCGATCccgccccaaattccccaaattcccggCGGGTTTGGGGGCGTGGAGGAGCAGAGCGTGGAGATGCAG CTGAAATCCACCCCGGACCTGCTGCGGGACCAGCGGGAATTGGGGGGTGGCGAAAACCCCACCGAGCTCATCTACAGCATCCTAAAGGAGGG gaGTTCCGAGAGCGAAATTTCCCTGAAAAGGAAAACCTCGAGGCTGCTGGGAAAATTCCAGGAGCTGGCG ACTTCCATGGTGGCTCCAGACTCGCCGCAATCCCAAATCCTGCGGGAGGCCCTGGACCGCAaatcccaggagctgcagcggAGCCAGGCCCA GCTGAGCGAGCTGAGAGCTGCCAAGGAGGCGCTGGAGGCACGGCTGGGCCACCTTgaggggcagctgctggccacCGATCCCAAAAGTGACCCCGACACACAGGACCTCTACCAG gagctgcaggagtgccgggagcagctgcaggaggttCTGGGGTCGCGGCGGCGCCAGGAGCGGGAGCTGCAGGCGCTCAAGGGGGCCCTGAAGGCCGAGGTGGCCGCTCACGATTCCGACCTGGAGCGGCTCCGGGGGGAGATGGAGGCGATCCGGGCGGAGACGGAGCGGGTCTCGGAG GAGaaatccagcctggagcaggaacgggaaaatttgggaatgcAGCTCCGGAATCTGCGgcgggagctggaggagagcacggaggagacagagcagtggCGGGAAATGTTCCAGAAAAACAAGGAAGAGCTCCGGAATTCCAAGCAGGA gctgctgcaggcgCGGCTGGAGCGGGAGGAGTTGGAGGAAGAGTTCCGGGAGCTCCAGGAGCGATTCCAGGCGGCGCGGGAGGATCGGGACCGAGCCCGGAGCGACCCCCAGGAGATGGAAAAGCTCCGGAAG GAACTGGAGCAGGCCCGGAAGGATCTGCAAAGGCTCCGGGGGGAGCGGGACGAGGCTGCTCAG GCCCAGATTTCCCTGGAATCAGCGCTGGAGGCGTCGGTGGAGGCGCGGAAAGTTCTGGAATCGCGGCTGGAGGAATCCCAAGATCAGCGGGAAAACTGGGAACGGCTCCAGGAGAAAGTGGCCGAACTGGAG GCGGAGCGCGCGGCGCTAGCCGAGTCGCTGGGATCCGGcgcggagcgggagcgggaTTTGGGATCGCGCCTGGAGCAATCCCAGCGGGAGCTGCGGGATTTGGGATCGGCCCTGAGCGAGGAGCGGCGCCGGCGGGACCGGCTCAGCCAGGAG CTGGAGCAGATGACGGCGGAATCTCAGAGCTCCCTGGCCTCGCTCCGATCCCAACTGGAagaattccaggaaaaatcccGGCGGGAACTCACGGATTCCCAAAAAATTGCCCAAGACCGTGAGGCTGAGGCAGAAAAATTCCAACAGAACCTCGGGAAGCTCCAGGACGAG GTTTCCCGGCTGAAGGAGACGATCCAGGAAAACCGGGAAGAGCGGGATCGGATCCTGCTggacaaggagctgctgctgcagaggctccaggagctggagcaggaccTGGAAAATCGGAAGCGATCCCAGGAAGAGCGAGCTCGGCATTCCAAGGCGCTGGAG GAAAAATCCAAACGTCTGGAATTGGAGCTGGACGAGGAGCGGAGCTCGGTGGAGCTGCTGAGCGAGCGGGTGACCCGGAGCCGGGATCAG ATCGAGCAGCTGCGGgcggagctgctccaggaacGTTCGAGCCGCCAGGACCTGGAATGTGACAAATCCTCCCTGGAGCGCCAG AACAAGGAGCTGAAGAACCGGCTGGCCGCTTCCGAGGGGCAGCAGCGACCCGGGAACAGCCgcaattcccagctggaatcgCAGCTGGAAGAGCTccgggagcagctccaggccgAGGAGAG GGAGAAGAGCGTCCTGCTCTCGTCCAACCGGAAGCTGGAGCGGAAAATCAAGGAATTGTCGCTGCAGCTGGACGAGGAgcggcagagcagcagcaaccAAAGGGACCAG ctgagcctgcgGGTGAAGGCCCTGAAGCGCCAGGTGGACGAATCCGAGGAGGAAATCGAGCGCTTGGAAAACGCCCGGAAAAAATCCCAgcgggagctggaggagcagcaggagctcaaCGAGCAGCTCCAGCGGCGCctgaaatccatggaaaaggAGGCCTG GCGCCGCGCCGTGGACTCGGCGCTGCAAGACGAGCGGCTGAGCTCGGATGAGGAATTCGGGTCCGCAGCCATCGCCTCCCTCCTGAGCGAGGCCAACCTGCaggccagctcctgctga
- the TUFT1 gene encoding tuftelin isoform X4, whose product MNGLPGWAALPESPELSMRRPTEFPEFPSPENSPGSLEDSGGGPKSAWNPEEAGPVLRLRLPRDPPGEPRPKQKPVGRAFAMVAKRSDGNSLASECVKSKDGDEEIIKVYLKARANHEEPVTQLKSEVRHIQEAGSVLKKLREDLSTKLQTRTEFLEFREFRELQESSEVALEKRNQSCSCRENSQDNPEDPEAPRLLWRLQEAEKRHQLERSSLERALLRCQEDAERADSARSRAETEVEQLQRLLEGMEKDHQDLLARMESGQAELERLRKAEGERAAQQERSSQLEKEVAGLREKIHHLDDMLKSQQRKVRQMIEQNLEMHDRIEHLIEKQVSRGGSSARARSKSEYVSSKRLPGPKPLPLIRVVET is encoded by the exons ATGAACGGACTCCCGGGCTGGGCCGCGCTCCCGGAATCCCCG gagctgagcatgaGGCgtcccacagaattcccagaatttcccagcCCTGAAAACTCCCCCGGATCCCTGGAAGATTCTGGAGGGGGCCCCAAATCTGCCTGGAATCCGGAG GAGGCCGGGCCGGTGCTGAGGCTGCGCCTGCCCCGAGACCCCCCCGGGGAGCCCCGGCCCAAACAGAAG CCGGTGGGCAGAGCCTTTGCCATGGTGGCCAAGAGATCCGACGGGAATTCCTTGGCCTCGGAGTGCGTCAAATCCAAGGACGGCGATGAGGAGATCATTAAG GTTTACCTCAAGGCTCGCGCCAACCACGAGGAGCCGGTGACACAACTCAAGAGCGAAGTCCGGCACATCCAGGAG gctgGGAGTGTCCTCAAAAAACTCCGTGAAGATTTGAGCACCAAACTCCAGACCCGGACGGAATTTCTGGAATTCCGGGAATTCCGGGAATTGCAAGAGAGCTCAGAG GTGGCGCTGGAGAAGCGgaaccagagctgctcctgccggGAAAATTCCCAGGATAATCCG GAGGACCCTGAGGCCCCGCGGCTCCTGTGGAGGCTCCAGGAGGCAGAAAAGCGGCACCAGCTGGAGCGGAGCAGCCTCGAG AGGGCGCTGCTGCGGTGCCAGGAGGACGCGGAGCGGGCGGATTCCGCCCGCAGCCGAGCGGAGACAGAggtggagcagctccagagactCCTGGAAGGCATGGAAAAG GATCACCAGGATCTGCTGGCACGGATGGAGTCTGGACAGGCGGAGCTGGAGCGGCTCCGGAAGGCGGAAGGGGAGAGAGCGGCGCAGCAGGAGCG CTCAtctcagctggagaaggaggtggCAGGGCTCCGGGAGAAAATCCATCACCTGGACGACATGCTCAAGAGCCAGCAGCGCAAAGTCCGCCAGATGATCGAGCAG aatctGGAGATGCATGACCGGATTGAGCACCTGATCGAGAAACAAGTGAGCCGGGGCGGGAGCAGTGCCCGCGCACGCTCCAAGTCGGAATACGTCAGCAG caaACGCCTCCCAGGCCCAAAGCCACTGCCCCTGATCCGAGTGGTGGAAacctga
- the TUFT1 gene encoding tuftelin isoform X1, translating to MNGLPGWAALPESPELSMRRPTEFPEFPSPENSPGSLEDSGGGPKSAWNPEEAGPVLRLRLPRDPPGEPRPKQKPVGRAFAMVAKRSDGNSLASECVKSKDGDEEIIKVYLKARANHEEPVTQLKSEVRHIQEAGSVLKKLREDLSTKLQTRTEFLEFREFRELQESSEVALEKRNQSCSCRENSQDNPEDPEAPRLLWRLQEAEKRHQLERSSLERALLRCQEDAERADSARSRAETEVEQLQRLLEGMEKDHQDLLARMESGQAELERLRKAEGERAAQQERSSQLEKEVAGLREKIHHLDDMLKSQQRKVRQMIEQLQNSKSVIQAKDAAIQELKERVSYLEAENLEMHDRIEHLIEKQVSRGGSSARARSKSEYVSSKRLPGPKPLPLIRVVET from the exons ATGAACGGACTCCCGGGCTGGGCCGCGCTCCCGGAATCCCCG gagctgagcatgaGGCgtcccacagaattcccagaatttcccagcCCTGAAAACTCCCCCGGATCCCTGGAAGATTCTGGAGGGGGCCCCAAATCTGCCTGGAATCCGGAG GAGGCCGGGCCGGTGCTGAGGCTGCGCCTGCCCCGAGACCCCCCCGGGGAGCCCCGGCCCAAACAGAAG CCGGTGGGCAGAGCCTTTGCCATGGTGGCCAAGAGATCCGACGGGAATTCCTTGGCCTCGGAGTGCGTCAAATCCAAGGACGGCGATGAGGAGATCATTAAG GTTTACCTCAAGGCTCGCGCCAACCACGAGGAGCCGGTGACACAACTCAAGAGCGAAGTCCGGCACATCCAGGAG gctgGGAGTGTCCTCAAAAAACTCCGTGAAGATTTGAGCACCAAACTCCAGACCCGGACGGAATTTCTGGAATTCCGGGAATTCCGGGAATTGCAAGAGAGCTCAGAG GTGGCGCTGGAGAAGCGgaaccagagctgctcctgccggGAAAATTCCCAGGATAATCCG GAGGACCCTGAGGCCCCGCGGCTCCTGTGGAGGCTCCAGGAGGCAGAAAAGCGGCACCAGCTGGAGCGGAGCAGCCTCGAG AGGGCGCTGCTGCGGTGCCAGGAGGACGCGGAGCGGGCGGATTCCGCCCGCAGCCGAGCGGAGACAGAggtggagcagctccagagactCCTGGAAGGCATGGAAAAG GATCACCAGGATCTGCTGGCACGGATGGAGTCTGGACAGGCGGAGCTGGAGCGGCTCCGGAAGGCGGAAGGGGAGAGAGCGGCGCAGCAGGAGCG CTCAtctcagctggagaaggaggtggCAGGGCTCCGGGAGAAAATCCATCACCTGGACGACATGCTCAAGAGCCAGCAGCGCAAAGTCCGCCAGATGATCGAGCAG CTGCAGAATTCCAAGAGCGTGATCCAGGCCAAGGACGCAGCGatccaggagctgaaggaaagAGTGTCCTACCTGGAAGCAGAG aatctGGAGATGCATGACCGGATTGAGCACCTGATCGAGAAACAAGTGAGCCGGGGCGGGAGCAGTGCCCGCGCACGCTCCAAGTCGGAATACGTCAGCAG caaACGCCTCCCAGGCCCAAAGCCACTGCCCCTGATCCGAGTGGTGGAAacctga
- the TUFT1 gene encoding tuftelin isoform X3 produces the protein MNGLPGWAALPESPELSMRRPTEFPEFPSPENSPGSLEDSGGGPKSAWNPEEAGPVLRLRLPRDPPGEPRPKQKPVGRAFAMVAKRSDGNSLASECVKSKDGDEEIIKVYLKARANHEEPVTQLKSEVRHIQEAGSVLKKLREDLSTKLQTRTEFLEFREFRELQESSEVALEKRNQSCSCRENSQDNPRALLRCQEDAERADSARSRAETEVEQLQRLLEGMEKDHQDLLARMESGQAELERLRKAEGERAAQQERSSQLEKEVAGLREKIHHLDDMLKSQQRKVRQMIEQLQNSKSVIQAKDAAIQELKERVSYLEAENLEMHDRIEHLIEKQVSRGGSSARARSKSEYVSSKRLPGPKPLPLIRVVET, from the exons ATGAACGGACTCCCGGGCTGGGCCGCGCTCCCGGAATCCCCG gagctgagcatgaGGCgtcccacagaattcccagaatttcccagcCCTGAAAACTCCCCCGGATCCCTGGAAGATTCTGGAGGGGGCCCCAAATCTGCCTGGAATCCGGAG GAGGCCGGGCCGGTGCTGAGGCTGCGCCTGCCCCGAGACCCCCCCGGGGAGCCCCGGCCCAAACAGAAG CCGGTGGGCAGAGCCTTTGCCATGGTGGCCAAGAGATCCGACGGGAATTCCTTGGCCTCGGAGTGCGTCAAATCCAAGGACGGCGATGAGGAGATCATTAAG GTTTACCTCAAGGCTCGCGCCAACCACGAGGAGCCGGTGACACAACTCAAGAGCGAAGTCCGGCACATCCAGGAG gctgGGAGTGTCCTCAAAAAACTCCGTGAAGATTTGAGCACCAAACTCCAGACCCGGACGGAATTTCTGGAATTCCGGGAATTCCGGGAATTGCAAGAGAGCTCAGAG GTGGCGCTGGAGAAGCGgaaccagagctgctcctgccggGAAAATTCCCAGGATAATCCG AGGGCGCTGCTGCGGTGCCAGGAGGACGCGGAGCGGGCGGATTCCGCCCGCAGCCGAGCGGAGACAGAggtggagcagctccagagactCCTGGAAGGCATGGAAAAG GATCACCAGGATCTGCTGGCACGGATGGAGTCTGGACAGGCGGAGCTGGAGCGGCTCCGGAAGGCGGAAGGGGAGAGAGCGGCGCAGCAGGAGCG CTCAtctcagctggagaaggaggtggCAGGGCTCCGGGAGAAAATCCATCACCTGGACGACATGCTCAAGAGCCAGCAGCGCAAAGTCCGCCAGATGATCGAGCAG CTGCAGAATTCCAAGAGCGTGATCCAGGCCAAGGACGCAGCGatccaggagctgaaggaaagAGTGTCCTACCTGGAAGCAGAG aatctGGAGATGCATGACCGGATTGAGCACCTGATCGAGAAACAAGTGAGCCGGGGCGGGAGCAGTGCCCGCGCACGCTCCAAGTCGGAATACGTCAGCAG caaACGCCTCCCAGGCCCAAAGCCACTGCCCCTGATCCGAGTGGTGGAAacctga
- the TUFT1 gene encoding tuftelin isoform X2 — protein MRRPTEFPEFPSPENSPGSLEDSGGGPKSAWNPEEAGPVLRLRLPRDPPGEPRPKQKPVGRAFAMVAKRSDGNSLASECVKSKDGDEEIIKVYLKARANHEEPVTQLKSEVRHIQEAGSVLKKLREDLSTKLQTRTEFLEFREFRELQESSEVALEKRNQSCSCRENSQDNPEDPEAPRLLWRLQEAEKRHQLERSSLERALLRCQEDAERADSARSRAETEVEQLQRLLEGMEKDHQDLLARMESGQAELERLRKAEGERAAQQERSSQLEKEVAGLREKIHHLDDMLKSQQRKVRQMIEQLQNSKSVIQAKDAAIQELKERVSYLEAENLEMHDRIEHLIEKQVSRGGSSARARSKSEYVSSKRLPGPKPLPLIRVVET, from the exons atgaGGCgtcccacagaattcccagaatttcccagcCCTGAAAACTCCCCCGGATCCCTGGAAGATTCTGGAGGGGGCCCCAAATCTGCCTGGAATCCGGAG GAGGCCGGGCCGGTGCTGAGGCTGCGCCTGCCCCGAGACCCCCCCGGGGAGCCCCGGCCCAAACAGAAG CCGGTGGGCAGAGCCTTTGCCATGGTGGCCAAGAGATCCGACGGGAATTCCTTGGCCTCGGAGTGCGTCAAATCCAAGGACGGCGATGAGGAGATCATTAAG GTTTACCTCAAGGCTCGCGCCAACCACGAGGAGCCGGTGACACAACTCAAGAGCGAAGTCCGGCACATCCAGGAG gctgGGAGTGTCCTCAAAAAACTCCGTGAAGATTTGAGCACCAAACTCCAGACCCGGACGGAATTTCTGGAATTCCGGGAATTCCGGGAATTGCAAGAGAGCTCAGAG GTGGCGCTGGAGAAGCGgaaccagagctgctcctgccggGAAAATTCCCAGGATAATCCG GAGGACCCTGAGGCCCCGCGGCTCCTGTGGAGGCTCCAGGAGGCAGAAAAGCGGCACCAGCTGGAGCGGAGCAGCCTCGAG AGGGCGCTGCTGCGGTGCCAGGAGGACGCGGAGCGGGCGGATTCCGCCCGCAGCCGAGCGGAGACAGAggtggagcagctccagagactCCTGGAAGGCATGGAAAAG GATCACCAGGATCTGCTGGCACGGATGGAGTCTGGACAGGCGGAGCTGGAGCGGCTCCGGAAGGCGGAAGGGGAGAGAGCGGCGCAGCAGGAGCG CTCAtctcagctggagaaggaggtggCAGGGCTCCGGGAGAAAATCCATCACCTGGACGACATGCTCAAGAGCCAGCAGCGCAAAGTCCGCCAGATGATCGAGCAG CTGCAGAATTCCAAGAGCGTGATCCAGGCCAAGGACGCAGCGatccaggagctgaaggaaagAGTGTCCTACCTGGAAGCAGAG aatctGGAGATGCATGACCGGATTGAGCACCTGATCGAGAAACAAGTGAGCCGGGGCGGGAGCAGTGCCCGCGCACGCTCCAAGTCGGAATACGTCAGCAG caaACGCCTCCCAGGCCCAAAGCCACTGCCCCTGATCCGAGTGGTGGAAacctga